In a single window of the Hydrogenobaculum sp. 3684 genome:
- the hpt gene encoding hypoxanthine phosphoribosyltransferase, with translation MRVRPIINSFDLQKRVIELSKAIEKDYEEVYIVGLLNGAFMFVSDLSRHIQKNVFVDFMKVSSYVGDKSSNLNILCDISLDIKDKDVVLVDDILDTGKTLSKVKELILSKHPKSLKICVLLDKPSKREVDVKADYVGFEIEDKFVVGYGLDYNGFGRNLDFIAQIEI, from the coding sequence ATGAGAGTAAGACCTATTATAAACAGCTTTGATTTACAAAAAAGGGTTATAGAACTATCAAAGGCTATAGAAAAAGACTACGAAGAGGTTTATATAGTGGGGCTTTTAAACGGCGCATTTATGTTTGTAAGTGATTTATCAAGACATATACAAAAAAATGTGTTTGTTGATTTTATGAAAGTAAGCTCATACGTAGGAGATAAATCCTCAAATCTTAACATATTGTGCGATATTAGTTTGGATATAAAAGACAAAGATGTAGTCTTAGTAGACGATATATTGGACACTGGTAAAACGTTAAGCAAGGTAAAAGAGCTAATCTTATCAAAACATCCCAAAAGCCTCAAAATATGCGTGCTTCTTGATAAACCTTCCAAAAGAGAAGTAGATGTAAAGGCAGATTACGTAGGCTTTGAAATAGAAGATAAGTTTGTGGTAGGATACGGCCTTGATTACAACGGCTTTGGAAGAAACTTAGACTTTATAGCTCAGATAGAAATATAG
- the tuf gene encoding elongation factor Tu codes for MAKEKFVREKEHINVGTIGHVDHGKSTLTSAITCVLAAGVLPGGKAKCYRYEEIDKAPEEKERGITINITHVEYETPKRHYAHVDCPGHADYIKNMITGAAQMDGAILVVSAADGPMPQTREHVLLARQVNVPYIVVFMNKCDMVDDPELLDLVELEVRDLLNKYEFPGDDVPIIRGSALGALEELDKGKPDKWCNAIVDLMKALDEYIPSPQREIDKPFLMPIEDVFTISGRGTVVTGRVERGVLKPGEEVEIVGLKEESLKTTATSIEMFRKILDEALPGDNVGVLLRGVGKDQVERGQVLAKPGSITPHKRFKAQVYVLSKEEGGRHTPFFLNYRPQFYIRTADVTGTVVKLPEGQEMVMPGDNVELEVELIHPVAMEEGLRFAIREGGRTVGAGVVTKIIE; via the coding sequence ATGGCAAAGGAAAAGTTTGTTAGAGAGAAAGAGCACATTAACGTAGGTACCATAGGTCACGTTGACCATGGTAAATCTACCTTAACATCTGCTATAACCTGTGTGTTAGCTGCTGGTGTATTACCAGGTGGTAAGGCAAAATGCTACCGTTATGAAGAAATAGACAAAGCACCTGAAGAGAAAGAAAGAGGTATTACCATCAACATAACTCACGTTGAATACGAAACACCAAAAAGGCACTACGCTCACGTTGACTGTCCTGGACACGCAGACTACATAAAGAACATGATTACAGGTGCCGCTCAAATGGATGGTGCAATACTTGTTGTATCAGCAGCAGATGGTCCAATGCCCCAAACCAGAGAACACGTTTTGTTAGCAAGACAAGTTAACGTTCCTTACATAGTGGTATTTATGAACAAATGTGACATGGTAGATGACCCAGAGCTATTAGATCTAGTAGAGTTAGAAGTAAGAGACCTACTAAACAAGTACGAATTTCCAGGTGATGATGTGCCAATTATAAGAGGTTCTGCTTTAGGAGCCCTTGAAGAACTAGACAAAGGCAAACCAGACAAATGGTGCAATGCAATAGTAGATCTCATGAAAGCCCTAGATGAATACATACCATCTCCTCAAAGAGAAATCGATAAACCATTCCTAATGCCAATAGAAGACGTCTTTACCATCTCTGGTAGAGGTACCGTTGTAACAGGTAGAGTGGAAAGAGGTGTACTAAAACCAGGTGAAGAAGTAGAAATAGTAGGTCTAAAAGAAGAATCCCTAAAAACCACAGCCACATCTATAGAAATGTTTAGAAAAATCCTCGATGAAGCATTGCCAGGTGACAACGTAGGTGTGCTGTTAAGAGGTGTAGGCAAAGACCAAGTAGAAAGAGGTCAAGTATTAGCAAAACCAGGTTCTATAACCCCACACAAAAGATTTAAAGCTCAAGTATACGTACTCTCTAAAGAAGAAGGTGGTAGACACACTCCATTCTTCCTAAACTACAGACCACAATTCTACATAAGAACCGCTGACGTAACAGGTACAGTGGTAAAACTTCCAGAAGGTCAAGAAATGGTAATGCCCGGTGATAACGTAGAGCTTGAAGTAGAGCTAATACATCCAGTGGCTATGGAAGAAGGTCTTAGATTTGCCATAAGAGAAGGTGGTAGAACAGTAGGTGCTGGTGTTGTCACCAAGATTATAGAGTGA
- the rpmG gene encoding 50S ribosomal protein L33: MREIITLACTECKRRNYSITKNRQKHPQRVEIRKHCPWCNKHVVHREVK; the protein is encoded by the coding sequence ATGAGAGAAATTATTACGTTGGCCTGTACTGAATGCAAGAGGAGAAATTACTCTATTACTAAAAACAGGCAAAAACATCCCCAAAGGGTTGAAATAAGGAAGCATTGTCCTTGGTGTAACAAGCACGTAGTTCATAGAGAGGTAAAATAG
- the secE gene encoding preprotein translocase subunit SecE, protein MDKILSFLKEVRQELRKVSWPDKKLVIRATVSVIIFSLFFGIYLWIVDLSFTKILSFIFGIWGGSL, encoded by the coding sequence ATGGATAAAATTTTAAGCTTTTTAAAAGAAGTAAGGCAAGAGTTACGTAAGGTATCTTGGCCTGATAAAAAACTCGTCATAAGGGCGACGGTTAGTGTTATAATATTTTCTTTATTTTTTGGAATTTATTTATGGATTGTGGATTTGAGCTTTACGAAGATTTTATCGTTTATATTTGGTATTTGGGGTGGTAGTTTATGA
- the nusG gene encoding transcription termination/antitermination protein NusG, producing MTDMKWYALQVEAGKETTAKESLMKVIELDKINDLVEDIVLPAEEKVVIKALGKEKYRLSLRGNNRDISVLGKKCVTVFRIEEGTVKVVPSEDGEECNQDCIRAGEISKPGQKITCKENKTEAKIVLDNKMFPGYILLKAHMDDRLLRAIEKAPHVYKPVLVGGKIAPLKEEEVNKILAHAQRGFKTKKAVFEKGEQVRIIEGPFMSFTGTIEEVNLEREKLNVLISIFGRLTPVELDFSQVEKI from the coding sequence ATGACTGATATGAAGTGGTATGCTCTGCAGGTTGAAGCTGGAAAGGAGACCACCGCTAAAGAATCTCTTATGAAGGTTATAGAACTTGATAAGATAAACGATTTAGTAGAAGATATAGTGCTGCCTGCAGAGGAAAAGGTAGTTATAAAAGCCCTAGGGAAAGAGAAATATAGATTATCTTTAAGAGGGAACAACAGAGATATAAGTGTTTTAGGTAAGAAATGTGTAACTGTATTTAGAATAGAAGAAGGCACTGTAAAGGTTGTGCCCTCAGAAGATGGGGAAGAATGCAACCAAGATTGTATAAGGGCTGGAGAAATATCTAAACCAGGGCAAAAAATTACTTGCAAGGAAAATAAAACCGAAGCAAAGATAGTCTTGGACAATAAAATGTTTCCAGGTTATATATTGTTAAAAGCCCATATGGACGATAGGCTTTTAAGAGCAATAGAAAAAGCACCGCATGTTTACAAGCCAGTTTTGGTGGGTGGTAAGATAGCTCCTTTGAAAGAGGAAGAAGTAAATAAAATATTGGCACATGCTCAGAGAGGATTCAAAACCAAGAAGGCTGTATTTGAAAAAGGTGAGCAAGTGAGAATTATAGAAGGTCCTTTTATGAGTTTTACCGGTACTATAGAGGAAGTAAACTTAGAAAGGGAAAAATTAAATGTGCTTATTAGCATATTTGGAAGGTTAACACCTGTGGAGCTTGATTTTTCACAGGTAGAAAAGATATAA
- the rplK gene encoding 50S ribosomal protein L11 — MAKKLTATVELMLPAGQATPAPPVGPALGQHGINIMEFVKQFNAASKDMEPGTVVPVVISIYADRSFTFIMKTPPTSFLLKKAAKVQKGSSDPKRQKVGKITLNQLKEIAQLKAKDMNTQDLDAVMRTIAGTARSMGIEIEGYKG, encoded by the coding sequence ATGGCGAAAAAGTTAACAGCTACAGTTGAATTGATGCTTCCAGCGGGGCAAGCTACACCGGCTCCTCCTGTTGGACCTGCTTTAGGTCAGCATGGTATAAATATAATGGAATTTGTGAAGCAGTTTAATGCTGCTTCAAAAGACATGGAACCTGGTACTGTTGTACCGGTTGTGATTAGTATATATGCTGATAGAAGCTTTACGTTTATAATGAAAACACCGCCTACTTCTTTCTTGCTGAAGAAGGCGGCAAAGGTCCAAAAGGGTTCATCTGATCCAAAACGTCAAAAGGTTGGCAAGATTACCTTAAATCAGTTAAAAGAGATAGCTCAATTAAAAGCTAAAGATATGAACACTCAAGATCTAGATGCTGTTATGAGAACGATAGCCGGTACTGCCAGAAGCATGGGTATAGAAATAGAAGGTTATAAGGGGTAA
- the rplA gene encoding 50S ribosomal protein L1, with protein MRRGKKYIEASKIVMPGKTYTLPEAVDILKKMEDILKRKFDETVELAMKLGVDPKYADQMVRGSLVLPAGLGRELKVLVLAEGDAIKEAQNAGADYAGGEDIINKILKESWVDFDVVIATPEIMPKVGKLGKVLGPRGLMPNPKTGTVTPNVKAAVEEAKKGRVEFKVDKTGNIHMPIGKISFKPEDIMKNAYAAIDAVVRAKPPGAKGQYVKNIAISLTMSPSVELDIQTTLKQLQEAVA; from the coding sequence ATGAGAAGAGGAAAGAAGTATATAGAGGCTTCTAAGATTGTAATGCCAGGTAAAACTTACACTTTGCCTGAAGCGGTAGATATTCTCAAAAAAATGGAGGATATCTTAAAACGCAAGTTTGATGAGACTGTCGAGCTCGCTATGAAGTTGGGCGTAGATCCTAAATATGCGGACCAAATGGTTAGAGGATCTTTAGTATTGCCTGCTGGTCTTGGAAGAGAGCTCAAAGTGTTGGTTTTAGCCGAAGGCGATGCTATAAAAGAAGCTCAAAATGCCGGAGCTGATTATGCTGGCGGTGAGGATATAATAAATAAAATCCTCAAAGAGTCTTGGGTAGATTTTGATGTAGTGATAGCTACACCAGAGATAATGCCAAAGGTTGGTAAGCTTGGTAAGGTACTTGGGCCAAGAGGTTTAATGCCAAACCCTAAAACCGGAACCGTGACACCTAACGTAAAAGCAGCTGTAGAGGAAGCTAAAAAGGGTAGAGTAGAATTCAAAGTAGATAAAACCGGTAATATTCATATGCCTATAGGTAAGATAAGCTTTAAACCAGAGGATATTATGAAAAACGCTTATGCGGCTATAGACGCTGTGGTAAGAGCTAAACCTCCAGGCGCCAAGGGCCAATATGTGAAGAACATAGCAATATCTCTAACAATGAGCCCTTCTGTTGAACTTGATATACAAACGACGCTAAAACAATTGCAAGAAGCTGTAGCTTAA
- the rplJ gene encoding 50S ribosomal protein L10 yields the protein MNKETLQKKIETVEGYKKKLAKSNFVLFFNFNGLPADVATSLRRELKSADSEMLVGRTTLFFRAFENTIMHDHREVFVGPTAVVFSYKDPAKTAKIVFDTCKSIDKDDPLRFIKAGMLGNKYLTPKDVEALANLPSMEVLVSKLMGVLQAPVVGFIMALKAVPQKLVLTLKAIETKNS from the coding sequence ATGAACAAAGAGACGCTTCAGAAGAAGATAGAAACGGTAGAAGGCTATAAGAAAAAGCTTGCCAAGAGCAATTTTGTATTGTTTTTCAACTTCAATGGATTGCCTGCGGATGTGGCTACTTCTTTAAGAAGAGAGCTTAAATCTGCAGATTCTGAGATGTTGGTGGGTAGGACTACGCTATTTTTTAGGGCTTTTGAGAATACGATAATGCATGATCACAGAGAAGTCTTTGTGGGACCAACGGCTGTTGTCTTTTCATACAAAGACCCGGCTAAAACTGCCAAGATTGTTTTTGATACATGTAAAAGCATCGATAAAGATGACCCACTAAGATTTATAAAGGCTGGTATGTTAGGTAACAAATATCTTACACCTAAAGATGTTGAAGCTCTTGCCAATTTACCAAGCATGGAAGTGCTTGTATCTAAGCTTATGGGTGTATTGCAGGCCCCTGTGGTTGGCTTTATAATGGCTTTAAAAGCCGTTCCCCAAAAGCTTGTGCTTACTTTAAAAGCTATAGAAACTAAGAATTCTTAA
- the rplL gene encoding 50S ribosomal protein L7/L12, with translation MATLTIDEIVDAISGMTVLEVAELVKKLEEKFGVSAAAMVAAAPAAGGAAAAPAAEEKTEFDVILQDAGANKLNVIKVVRELTGLGLKEAKDLVDGAPKPIKQGVSKEEAENIKKKLEEAGAKVEVK, from the coding sequence ATGGCTACACTTACAATCGATGAAATCGTGGACGCTATAAGCGGCATGACAGTATTGGAAGTTGCAGAGCTTGTAAAAAAGCTCGAAGAAAAATTTGGTGTTTCAGCGGCCGCTATGGTAGCAGCAGCACCAGCAGCCGGAGGAGCTGCAGCAGCACCAGCAGCTGAGGAAAAGACCGAGTTTGACGTGATATTACAAGATGCTGGCGCTAATAAGCTCAACGTTATAAAGGTTGTTAGAGAGCTAACAGGCTTAGGACTCAAAGAAGCTAAGGACTTGGTGGACGGAGCTCCAAAACCAATTAAGCAAGGTGTATCTAAAGAAGAAGCAGAAAACATCAAGAAAAAGCTAGAAGAAGCTGGTGCTAAAGTAGAAGTAAAATAA